The following are encoded together in the Phragmites australis chromosome 19, lpPhrAust1.1, whole genome shotgun sequence genome:
- the LOC133900279 gene encoding probable CCR4-associated factor 1 homolog 11 has translation MCRHYTQPAAKDNPPSVHQQQPRPHDVFVRPVRAANLAAEVATIRSLLPRYPCVTVHAEYPRCDADHILLPPGVREEDLSPAQRYALAKIDIDTLPVLQLGITLCDADGRLPVLPGPWGAAEAVWQVVFRYSDTRRGVSLGAFAAALFASGAVSPETWGRVTWVAYGGLYHFGFLLKILTGGGVPLPDTKEEFSVMLGAYLGQGVLDGKYVAARLPFCASLEGGLTYVAAMLDTPAVAATELWQAGQKSLVACQVFMRMKGLFFAWHGIDMHAGRIHGLH, from the coding sequence ATGTGCCGCCACTATACACAACCGGCCGCCAAGGACAACCCGCCGTCCGTgcaccagcagcagccgcgtCCGCACGACGTGTTCGTCCGGCCGGTTAGGGCGGCGAACCTCGCAGCGGAGGTGGCCACCATCCGGTCCCTCCTGCCGCGGTACCCCTGCGTCACCGTCCACGCGGAGTACCCCAGGTGCGACGCCGACCACATCCTTCTGCCACCCGGCGTGCGCGAGGAGGATCTCTCCCCGGCGCAACGTTACGCGCTCGCCAAAATCGACATCGACACGCTCCCGGTCCTCCAGCTCGGCATCACACTCTGCGACGCCGACGGGAGGCTCCCTGTGCTCCCCGGCCCGTGGGGCGCCGCCGAGGCCGTGTGGCAGGTCGTGTTCCGCTACTCCGACACTCGCCGCGGCGTGAGCCTGGGGGCGTTTGCAGCCGCCTTGTTCGCCTCAGGTGCGGTCTCTCCCGAGACCTGGGGTAGGGTTACGTGGGTCGCGTACGGTGGACTGTATCACTTCGGTTTCCTGCTCAAGAtcctcaccggcggcggcgtgccgctgccGGACACCAAGGAGGAGTTCTCGGTGATGCTCGGAGCATACCTCGGCCAGGGCGTGCTGGACGGGAAGTACGTAGCCGCGCGGCTGCCGTTTTGCGCGAGCCTGGAGGGCGGTCTCACGTACGTGGCGGCGATGCTCGACACACCTGCCGTGGCGGCAACGGAGCTATGGCAGGCTGGGCAGAAGAGCCTTGTTGCCTGCCAGGTGTTCATGCGGATGAAAGGGCTCTTCTTCGCGTGGCATGGCATAGACATGCATGCCGGTCGAATCCACGGTCTGCACTGA
- the LOC133900749 gene encoding abscisic stress-ripening protein 5-like produces MSEEKHHHFFHHKKDDEEYKATGGEYGVGGYSETVATEVVTTGENEYERYTKEEKHHKHKEHLGEMGAVAAGAFALYEKHEAKKDPENAHRHKIAEEVAATAAVGAGGYVFHEHHEKKKDHKDAEEASGEKKHHHLFG; encoded by the exons ATGTCGGAGGAGAAGCACCACCACTTCTTCCACCACAAGAAGGACGATGAGGAGTACAAGGCCACCGGCGGCGAGTACGGCGTCGGTGGGTACTCGGAGACCGTGGCCACCGAGGTGGTGACCACCGGCGAGAACGAGTACGAGAGGTACACGAAggaggagaagcaccacaagcacaaggagcacctcggggagatggGTGCCGTGGCCGCAGGCGCATTCGCACta TACGAGAAGCACGAGGCGAAGAAGGACCCGGAGAACGCGCACAGGCACAAGATCGCGGAGGAGGTCGCCGCCACGGCGGccgtcggcgccggcggctACGTCTTCCACGAGCACCACGAGAAGAAGAAGGACCACAAGGACGCCGAGGAGGCCAGCGGCGAGAAGAAGCACCACCACCTCTTCGGCTGA
- the LOC133900915 gene encoding uncharacterized protein LOC133900915, protein MPQSNGVEHRVRVPAHGGAGQGKAGATPEKQLNGFARSVALIERVGNALGTLAFTWATVVLLGGYPTVLRPDYDFWFATAIVFLESARMFSRNNRMDYRLFFHTRGAVRPLGWNGLIVVVCLSNVRMYLIMFRHKYLYESLVHEKGVRIFAIYRALLIGLFVLTAAIGQFLSPGALKLLSKPLRRAASLCSPLVAVLLLVPSIPYSKKGHMVPMYTLRNTMAKWIAFLVLFLAALLLTVSRLRSPRIIKLVDCVMGSKKVFWRRLILSLCMLAALLMLVFMIDPFDQIVMITYQLYALLVVSFGNLQIPAALVRVVLALVRLGPHDYCGNKQIDNCNEGEKTNLAPSLDIFYKMVLGQGILYLVACALEIFSFILRRSLVHYGGFKGQWGVESVNLYYAYALEKFTQGDVLTPKMISLSSFAIDSLNADSSKNQLLGIRIMHSLLQREPTRTQLPSKLNASIKTMTSLIRMLDLTNPEDTTTRIFAAKVVADLAKSLRAVTIPGTIQVVSALLDYGNQQKRGNPLLDTDDEQEAVHDPILNAADNLEERQYAVTDTSIMLETKERSTLQVGTAEQKSCILRRWQRISEFWSIPQEEELTKQDLLPALGMSILDNLAGCDQDNCAEISRASGLIPKIVGFTSYCRSDTMNTDAQQKVLVESSLKLLHRLTSIDGEIGITLRHKVSKHPFLLRNLSEILGDSTSSQELKKLVAGILRNLAIDENARQAIGRIQVIITRLMRAFLTPDGPFSTDADRLLRKVAGQALAMLAIDSVNNCLAMLRETGYVLVKELTSMVHVEEYVPARSTRA, encoded by the exons ATGCCGCAGAGCAACGGCGTAGAGCACCGCGTCCGCGTACCGGCTCACGGCGGCGCCGGGCAGGGCAAGGCGGGAGCCACGCCGGAGAAGCAGCTGAATGGATTTGCTCGCTCCGTTGCGCTGATCGAGAGGGTGGGCAACGCGCTGGGAACGCTGGCCTTCACCTGGGCGACCGTCGTCCTGCTAGGCGGCTACCCGACGGTGCTTCGTCCCGATTACGATTTCTGGTTCGCGACAGCCATAGTCTTCTTAGAATCCGCAAG GATGTTCAGCCGCAACAACAGAATGGATTACCGATTGTTCTTCCATACCAGAGGTGCTGTTAGACCTCTTGGTTGGAATGGGCTGATCGTCGTCGTATGCCTTTCCAATGTTCGGATGTACTTGATCATGTTCCGGCACAAATATTTGTATGAGAGTCTAGTGCATGAAAAGGGGGTAaggatttttgcaatttatagGGCACTGCTGATTGGCTTGTTTGTACTAACTGCTGCAATTGGCCAATTTCTGTCTCCTGGAGCTCTAAAGCTACTATCCAAACCACTACGTCGTGCCGCATCGCTGTGTAGCCCCTTGGTTGCAGTCCTATTGCTTGTGCCATCTATACCGTATTCGAAAAAGGGCCACATGGTACCTATGTACACTCTCAGGAACACAATGGCCAAATGGATAGCGTTCCTTGTACTATTTCTAGCGGCGCTTCTGCTTACAGTCAGCAGGCTACGTTCCCCAAGAATCATCAAACTAGTAGATTGTGTTATGGGCAGCAAAAAAGTATTTTGGCGTCGATTAATTCTGAGCTTGTGCATGCTTGCTGCCCTATTGATGTTAGTTTTCATGATCGATCCATTCGATCAAATTGTGATGATCACATACCAATTATATGCATTACTGGTAGTGTCATTTGGAAACCTACAGATTCCAGCAGCACTTGTACGTGTCGTGCTCGCACTGGTACGTCTCGGACCGCATGACTACTGTGGTAATAAGCAGATTGACAACTGCAACGAAGGGGAAAAGACGAACCTTGCGCCATCTCTAGATATCTTCTACAAGATGGTGCTTGGCCAAGGAATACTCTACCTTGTGGCCTGCGCACTCGAGATCTTCTCATTCATCCTACGGAGGTCCCTTGTCCACTATGGTGGATTCAAAGGTCAGTGGGGAGTGGAATCTGTCAATTTGTATTACGCATATGCCTTGGAAAAATTCACGCAAGGGGATGTGCTCACTCCAAAGATGATCAGCCTCAGCAGCTTTGCCATCGATTCCCTAAACGCAGACTCATCCAAGAATCAGCTCCTCGGCATCCGGATAATGCACAGCCTTCTACAGAGGGAACCGACAAGAACACAGCTCCCATCAAAACTAAACGCCTCTATCAAGACAATGACCAGTTTAATCAGAATGTTGGACTTGACAAACCCAGAGGATACAACTACCAGAATATTTGCCGCAAAGGTCGTCGCTGATCTTGCGAAGAGCCTCCGGGCCGTCACCATCCCTGGGACAATTCAGGTTGTATCTGCACTTTTGGATTATGGTAACCAACAGAAAAGAGGAAACCCACTTCTGGACACAGATGATGAACAAGAAGCAGTACATGATCCAATTTTGAATGCTGCCGACAACCTGGAGGAAAGACAGTATGCAGTTACAGACACTAGTATCATGCTGGAAACAAAAGAACGCTCAACCCTGCAAGTTGGCACTGCTGAGCAAAAGTCCTGCATACTCAGAAGGTGGCAACGGATTTCTGAATTCTGGTCAATTCCTCAGGAGGAAGAGTTGACAAAGCAAGATCTTCTACCAGCACTGGGCATGTCAATCCTTGACAACCTTGCTGGTTGTGATCAGGATAATTGTGCGGAAATCAGTAGAGCAAGTGGCCTCATCCCGAAGATCGTAGGATTCACAAGCTATTGTAGAAGTGACACCATGAATACCGACGCTCAACAGAAGGTCCTGGTGGAGTCATCACTGAAGCTGTTGCATAGGCTGACTAGCATTGATGGGGAAATTGGCATCACGCTACGGCACAAGGTGTCGAAGCATCCCTTCCTACTGAGAAACCTTTCAGAGATATTGGGAGATAGCACAAGCAGCCAAGAACTGAAGAAGTTGGTGGCAGGAATCCTCAGAAACCTTGCCATTGATGAGAACGCAAGGCAAGCGATTGGGCGCATCCAGGTGATCATTACCAGGTTGATGCGTGCATTTCTCACTCCGGACGGACCCTTCAGTACGGATGCTGATCGGTTGCTACGGAAGGTCGCTGGTCAAGCACTGGCAATGTTGGCAATAGACAGTGTCAACAACTGTCTAGCCATGTTAAGGGAAACAGGGTATGTACTCGTTAAGGAACTCACAAGTATGGTCCATGTTGAGGAATATGTGCCTGCACGCTCGACCCGAGCTTAA
- the LOC133900775 gene encoding exocyst complex component EXO70C1-like, whose protein sequence is MDRIPIPQLKSSSFSAATTRDDRLARNLSLGPIKLNEHIKEARQEKAKGHVDNAGEDVGGGEAGVDAVPEEASEPDLAALSAEIDSFLAARDGDPAAPVISEVTLDKFANAVEQEIAQSEGTDDKWASDKAGAVPPLLAAIKRIAALASALTANHVEGATYTIGVHRVTGVLHRSLTFVEDEFHALLEDPRVAKTAPHSGDTGSATGKSVKRPPSFGHGGDPDRCVLPSSDGNGGGGEASPPFPPETVDRLRAMAEAMIAAGYETECTQVFLVARRNALDAALQSLGYEKASIDDVVRMQWEALESEIATWIKAFRHVVDVGLPGERDLCIRVFAGGHEGLGRGIFADLARCAMLHMLNFMEAVAMTKRAAEKLFKVLDMYEAIRDAAPVVDGFLVSDDEASDQDSGSAATALADLKSELASVRSRLGESAAAIFCDLESSIRADAGKQPVPGGAVHPLTRYLMNYLKYACEYKNTLEQVFREHHRPDGDEHEGGGDPFALQLMEVMELLHGNLEAKSRLYKDPSLSSIFLMNNGRYMLQKIRGSPEINAVVGEAWSRKRSTDLRQYHKNYQRETWSRVLNLLRDDGVITVKGHVQKPVLKERFKQFNAAMDEIQRTQGAWVVSDEQLQSELRVSIAAVIVPAYRSFLGRFAQHFSSGRQTEKYIKLSGEDLEAIIDELFDGNAVSMPRRRT, encoded by the coding sequence ATGGATAGGATCCCCATCCCGCAGCTCAAGTCCAGCAGCTTCTCGGCGGCCACCACCCGCGATGACAGGCTCGCCCGCAACCTCTCGCTCGGCCCCATCAAGCTCAACGAGCACATCAAGGAGGCGCGCCAGGAGAAAGCCAAAGGCCACGTCGATAATGCCGGAGAGGAcgtgggcggcggcgaggcaggGGTCGACGCCGTGCCAGAGGAGGCCAGCGAGCCGGACCTCGCCGCGCTGTCGGCGGAGATTGACTCCTTTCTCGCCGCCCGGGACGGCGACCCGGCGGCACCAGTCATCTCGGAGGTGACGCTGGACAAGTTCGCCAACGCCGTCGAGCAGGAGATTGCGCAGTCCGAGGGCACGGACGACAAGTGGGCGTCGGACAAGGCCGGGGCGGTGCCGCCGCTCCTCGCCGCGATCAAGCGGATCGCCGCGCTCGCGTCCGCGCTCACCGCGAACCATGTGGAGGGTGCCACGTACACCATCGGGGTGCACCGCGTCACCGGCGTGCTGCACCGCTCCTTGACGTTCGTGGAGGACGAGTTCCACGCGCTGCTCGAGGACCCCCGCGTCGCCAAGACGGCGCCGCACAGCGGAGACACGGGCAGCGCGACGGGTAAGTCGGTGAAGCGGCCGCCGTCGTTCGGGCACGGTGGCGACCCCGACCGCTGCGTCCTCCCGTCGTCGGATGGCAACGGCGGCGGGGGCGAGGCGTCCCCACCGTTCCCGCCGGAGACCGTGGACCGGCTCCGCGCCATGGCGGAGGCCATGATCGCTGCGGGGTACGAGACGGAGTGCACGCAGGTGTTCCTGGTGGCGCGCCGGAACGCGCTAGACGCGGCTCTGCAGAGCCTCGGGTACGAGAAGGCGAGCATCGACGACGTGGTGAGGATGCAGTGGGAGGCGCTGGAATCGGAGATCGCGACGTGGATCAAGGCTTTCCGGCACGTGGTCGACGTCGGCCTCCCCGGTGAGCGAGACCTGTGCATCCGCGTCTTTGCCGGCGGTCACGAGGGCCTCGGCCGCGGCATTTTCGCCGACCTCGCGCGCTGCGCCATGCTGCACATGCTCAACTTCATGGAGGCCGTGGCCATGACGAAGCGCGCCGCGGAGAAGCTCTTCAAGGTGCTCGACATGTACGAGGCCATCCGCGACGCGGCCCCCGTCGTCGACGGGTTCCTCGTCTCGGACGACGAGGCCTCTGATCAAGACAGCGGCAGCGCTGCCACCGCCCTGGCCGACCTCAAGTCCGAGCTGGCCTCAGTGCGTTCCCGCCTGGGTGAGTCGGCGGCGGCCATCTTCTGCGATCTGGAGAGCTCCATCCGCGCGGACGCCGGCAAGCAGCCAGTCCCCGGCGGCGCGGTGCACCCGCTGACCCGGTACCTGATGAACTACCTCAAGTACGCGTGCGAGTACAAGAACACACTGGAGCAGGTGTTCCGGGAGCACCACCGCCCCGACGGCGACGAGCACGAGGGCGGCGGCGACCCGTTCGCGTTGCAGCTGATGGAGGTGATGGAGCTGCTGCACGGGAACCTGGAGGCGAAGTCGCGGCTGTACAAGGACCCGTCGCTGAGCAGCATCTTCCTGATGAACAACGGGCGGTACATGCTGCAGAAGATCCGCGGCTCGCCGGAGATCAACGCCGTCGTCGGCGAGGCGTGGTCGCGGAAGCGGTCGACGGACCTGCGGCAGTACCACAAGAACTACCAGCGGGAGACGTGGAGCCGCGTGCTGAACCTGCTGCGCGACGACGGCgtgatcacggtgaaggggcaCGTGCAGAAGCCGGTGCTCAAGGAGCGGTTCAAGCAGTTCAACGCGGCCATGGACGAGATCCAGCGGACGCAGGGCGCGTGGGTGGTGAGCGACGAGCAGCTGCAGTCGGAGCTGCGCGTCTCCATTGCCGCCGTCATCGTGCCGGCGTACCGCTCCTTCCTCGGCCGCTTTGCGCAGCACTTTAGCTCGGGGAGGCAGACGGAGAAGTACATCAAGCTCAGCGGCGAGGACCTCGAGGCCATCATCGACGAGCTCTTCGACGGCAACGCCGTGTccatgcccaggaggaggacgtAA